Proteins encoded together in one Mastomys coucha isolate ucsf_1 unplaced genomic scaffold, UCSF_Mcou_1 pScaffold16, whole genome shotgun sequence window:
- the LOC116093612 gene encoding glutathione S-transferase Mu 3, translating into MGDAPNFDRSQWLSEKFSLGLDIPNLPYLIDGPHKVTQSNAILRYLGRKHNLCGETEEERIRVDTLENQVTDTRIQLMIVCCSPDFEKQKPEFLKAIPDKMKIYSEFLGKRPWFADDKVTYVHFLAYDILDQYRMFEPKCLDAFPNLKDFLARFEGLKKISAYMKSSSFLPRPVFTKIAQWGTD; encoded by the exons ATGGGGGATG CCCCCAACTTTGACAGAAGCCAGTGGCTGAGTGAGAAATTCAGTCTTGGCCTGGACATTCCCAAT CTGCCCTACTTAATTGACGGGCCGCACAAGGTCACCCAGAGCAATGCCATCCTGCGCTACCTTGGCCGCAAGCACAACCTGT gtggagagacagaggaggagaggattCGTGTGGATACTCTGGAGAACCAGGTCACGGACACCCGCATACAACTCATGATAGTCTGCTGCAGTCCTGACTTT gagaagcagaagccagagttcTTGAAGGCTATCCCTGATAAGATGAAAATCTACTCTGAGTTCTTGGGCAAGCGCCCATGGTTTGCAGACGACAAG GTCACCTATGTGCATTTCCTTGCTTATGACATTCTTGACCAGTACCGTATGTTTGAGCCCAAGTGCCTGGACGCCTTCCCAAACCTGAAGGACTTCCTGGCCCGCTTCGAG GGCCTGAAGAAGATCTCTGCCTACATGAAGAGTAGCAGCTTCCTCCCAAGACCCGTGTTTACTAAGATAGCCCAGTGGGGCACTGATTAG